The following proteins come from a genomic window of Panthera leo isolate Ple1 chromosome E2, P.leo_Ple1_pat1.1, whole genome shotgun sequence:
- the LOC122208039 gene encoding uncharacterized protein LOC122208039 isoform X2, producing MRNRAGLGVRKVPAGAESWGGASGGACPAPPPWLARHRAAGRRRWSGGLSFCPGCGGRRRCLRERRGRVRGCGLSPAALSLAHRLPLQVRRLDPRLRHCGESCRSGACPADQGGSHLIKPSFPSSPCGSETTGPEAHGAHRVSRVRGGRLPDLAEKGGDSWRCGRRGPLGRDSALFTAHLRVSEVTGTDVKSLCG from the exons ATGAGAAATAGAGCGGGGCTAGGTGTCCGAAAAGTCCCGGCGGGAGCGGAGAGTTGGGGCGGGGCTAGTGGAGGGGCGtgtcctgccccgcccccttGGCTGGCCAGACACAGAGCAGCTGGGCGCAGGCGCTGGAGCGGGGGCCTCAGCTTCTGCCCCGGCTGCGGCGGGAGGAGGCGGTGCCTGCGGGAGCGAAGGGGGCGGGTCAGGGGCTGCGGGCTTTCTCCCGCTGCATTATCCCTGGCCCACCGCCTCCCTCTGCAGGTGCGGCGGCTG GACCCGAGGCTGCGTCACTGCGGAGAGAGTTGCAGAAGTGGAGCCTGTCCTGCAGACCAAGGAG GCTCCCATTTGATCAAAccctcttttccttcatctccttGTGGATCAGAAACTACCGGCCCCGAGGCACATGGAGCCCACAGG GTCTCACGGGTCAGAGGTGGCAGGCTTCCTGATTTGGCTGAGAAGGGCGGGGATTCCTGGAGGTGTGGAAGGAGAGGACCCCTCGGGAG AGACTCCGCCCTGTTCACCGCCCACCTCCGGGTTTCTGAGGTGACCGGGACGGACGTGAAATCTCTCTGTGGGTGA
- the NAPSA gene encoding napsin-A: MSPLPTLLLWLLLLLTVEPASASLIRIPLRRVHTGHRTLNPLRGWRKPAATPALGAPSPGDKPTFVPLSNYMNVQYYGEIGLGTPPQNFSVVFDTGSSNLWVPSIRCHFFSLPCWLHHRFNPKASSSFQPNGTKFAIQYAAGRLAGILSEDKLTIGGIMNASVIFGEALWEPSLVFTFARFDGILGLAFPVLAVGGVRPPLDVLVDQGLLDKPVFSFYLNRDPEAADGGELVLGGSDPAHYIPPLTFLPVTIPAYWQIHMGRVKVGTGLTLCAQGCAAILDTGTSLITGPTEEIRALNTAIGGISLLVGEYLIQCETIPTLPPVSFLLGGVWFNLTAQDYVIQIVRGGFRLCFSGFQALDLPPPAGPLWILGDVFLRTYVAVFDRGNLTSGARVGLARSRFGETEPPRGGPAQAQFSGWRLG, from the exons ATGTCTCCGCTACCGACGCTTCTGCTgtggttgctgctgctgctgactgtggagcctgccaGCGCCTCGCTGATCCG GATCCCTCTCCGCCGAGTGCACACTGGACACAGGACTCTGAACCCACTGAGGGGATGGCGGAAGCCAGCAGCGACCCCCGCTTTGGGGGCCCCCTCCCCTGGAGACAAGCCCACCTTCGTACCTCTCTCTAACTACATGAAT GTCCAGTATTACGGGGAAATTGGGCTGGGAACGCCCCCACAAAACTTCTCTGTCGTTTTTGACACTGGCTCCTCCAATCTCTGGGTCCCGTCCATAAGATGCCACTTCTTCAGCCTGCCCTGCT GGCTCCACCACCGTTTCAACCCCAAGGCCTCCAGCTCCTTCCAACCCAATGGGACCAAGTTTGCCATTCAGTATGCAGCTGGGAGGCTAGCTGGCATCCTGAGTGAGGACAAGCTGACT ATTGGAGGAATTATGAATGCATCAGTGATTTTTGGAGAGGCTCTGTGGGAGCCCAGCCTGGTGTTCACTTTTGCCCGCTTCGATGGGATACTGGGCCTTGCTTTCCCCGTTCTGGCCGTGGGAGGGGTCCGACCCCCACTGGATGTACTGGTGGACCAGGGGCTACTGGATAAGCCTGTCTTCTCCTTCTACCTCAACAG GGATCCTGAAGCGGCCGATGGAGGAGAGCTGGTCCTGGGGGGCTCCGATCCGGCTCACTATATCCCACCCCTCACCTTCCTGCCGGTCACGATCCCCGCCTACTGGCAGATCCACATGGGGCG TGTGAAGGTGGGCACAGGGCTGACTCTTTGTGCCCAGGGCTGCGCTGCCATCCTGGACACGGGCACATCCCTCATCACAGGACCCACTGAAGAGATCCGGGCCCTGAATACAGCCATTGGAGGAATCTCCTTGCTGGTGGGCGAG tACCTCATCCAGTGCGAGACAATCCCCACGCTGCCCCCCGTCTCCTTCCTCCTTGGTGGGGTCTGGTTTAACCTCACGGCTCAGGACTACGTCATCCAG ATTGTTCGGGGTGGTTTCCGCCTCTGCTTCTCTGGCTTCCAGGCCCTCGACCTGCCTCCGCCTGCAGGGCCCCTCTGGATTCTCGGCGATGTCTTCTTGCGGACCTACGTAGCCGTCTTCGACCGCGGGAACCTGACGAGCGGGGCCCGAGTGGGGCTGGCGCGCTCACGCTTTGGGGAAACCGAACCACCAAGGGGTGGGCCCGCGCAGGCGCAGTTCTCCGGCTGGCGCCTCGGTTAG
- the LOC122208039 gene encoding uncharacterized protein LOC122208039 isoform X1 encodes MRNRAGLGVRKVPAGAESWGGASGGACPAPPPWLARHRAAGRRRWSGGLSFCPGCGGRRRCLRERRGRVRGCGLSPAALSLAHRLPLQVRRLDPRLRHCGESCRSGACPADQGGSHLIKPSFPSSPCGSETTGPEAHGAHRVSRVRGGRLPDLAEKGGDSWRCGRRGPLGRVERQSKCLNGPTTAAIVRNPAITTFQETQRNTYQTRMTNLPQRLCKSEPAHPKQTFPKVFQ; translated from the exons ATGAGAAATAGAGCGGGGCTAGGTGTCCGAAAAGTCCCGGCGGGAGCGGAGAGTTGGGGCGGGGCTAGTGGAGGGGCGtgtcctgccccgcccccttGGCTGGCCAGACACAGAGCAGCTGGGCGCAGGCGCTGGAGCGGGGGCCTCAGCTTCTGCCCCGGCTGCGGCGGGAGGAGGCGGTGCCTGCGGGAGCGAAGGGGGCGGGTCAGGGGCTGCGGGCTTTCTCCCGCTGCATTATCCCTGGCCCACCGCCTCCCTCTGCAGGTGCGGCGGCTG GACCCGAGGCTGCGTCACTGCGGAGAGAGTTGCAGAAGTGGAGCCTGTCCTGCAGACCAAGGAG GCTCCCATTTGATCAAAccctcttttccttcatctccttGTGGATCAGAAACTACCGGCCCCGAGGCACATGGAGCCCACAGG GTCTCACGGGTCAGAGGTGGCAGGCTTCCTGATTTGGCTGAGAAGGGCGGGGATTCCTGGAGGTGTGGAAGGAGAGGACCCCTCGGGAG GGTGGAACGACAAAGCAAATGTCTCAATGGTCCTACAACAGCAGCCATTGTCAGAAACCCTGCAATAACAACCTTCCAGGAAACCCAACGGAATACCTATCAAACCAGGATGACAAATCTCCCCCAAAGACTCTGCAAGAGCGAACCAGCCCACCCCAAACAGACTTTCCCCAAAGTGTTTCAATAA
- the LOC122208039 gene encoding uncharacterized protein LOC122208039 isoform X3, protein MRNRAGLGVRKVPAGAESWGGASGGACPAPPPWLARHRAAGRRRWSGGLSFCPGCGGRRRCLRERRGRVRGCGLSPAALSLAHRLPLQVRRLDPRLRHCGESCRSGACPADQGGSHLIKPSFPSSPCGSETTGPEAHGAHRAPLPCLPPLLPCLHFSMRMFPKAAPETSSLSQRRLPSKALSTI, encoded by the exons ATGAGAAATAGAGCGGGGCTAGGTGTCCGAAAAGTCCCGGCGGGAGCGGAGAGTTGGGGCGGGGCTAGTGGAGGGGCGtgtcctgccccgcccccttGGCTGGCCAGACACAGAGCAGCTGGGCGCAGGCGCTGGAGCGGGGGCCTCAGCTTCTGCCCCGGCTGCGGCGGGAGGAGGCGGTGCCTGCGGGAGCGAAGGGGGCGGGTCAGGGGCTGCGGGCTTTCTCCCGCTGCATTATCCCTGGCCCACCGCCTCCCTCTGCAGGTGCGGCGGCTG GACCCGAGGCTGCGTCACTGCGGAGAGAGTTGCAGAAGTGGAGCCTGTCCTGCAGACCAAGGAG GCTCCCATTTGATCAAAccctcttttccttcatctccttGTGGATCAGAAACTACCGGCCCCGAGGCACATGGAGCCCACAGG gcgcccctcccctgcctgccaccGCTCCTGCCCTGTCTCCACTTCTCCATGCGGATGTTCCCCAAGGCTGCTCCTGAgacctcttctctctcccagagACGGCTGCCCTCCAAGGCTCTGAGTACCATCTGA
- the KCNC3 gene encoding LOW QUALITY PROTEIN: potassium voltage-gated channel subfamily C member 3 (The sequence of the model RefSeq protein was modified relative to this genomic sequence to represent the inferred CDS: deleted 1 base in 1 codon) produces MLSSVCVSSFRGRQGASKQQPAPPPQPPESPPPLPPPPSPPPLQQQQFAQPGSAASPAGPPAPRGPGGRRAEPCPGLPAAAMGRHGGGGGDSGKIVINVGGVRHETYRSTLRTLPGTRLAGLTEPEAAARFDYDPGADEFFFDRHPGVFAYVLNYYRTGKLHCPADVCGPLFEEELGFWGIDETDVEACCWMTYRQHRDAEEALDSFEAPDPAGAANAANAAGAHDAGLDDEAGAGGGGLDGAGGELKRLCFQDAGGGAGGPPGGAGGAGGTWWRRWQPRVWALFEDPYSSRAARYVAFASLFFILISITTFCLETHEGFIHISNKTVTQASPIPGAPPENITNVEVETEPFLTYVEGVCVVWFTFEFLMRITFCPDKVEFLKSSLNIIDCVAILPFYLEVGLSGLSSKAAKDVLGFLRVVRFVRILRIFKLTRHFVGLRVLGHTLRASTNEFLLLIIFLALGVLIFATMIYYAERIGADPDDILGSNHTYFKNIPIGFWWAVVTMTTLGYGDMYPKTWSGMLVGALCALAGVLTIAMPVPVIVNNFGMYYSLAMAKQKLPKKKNKHIPRPPQPGSPNYCKPDPPPPPPPHHPHHGSGGISPPPPITPPSVGVTVAGAYPAGPHTHPGLLRGGAGGLGIMGLPPLPAPGEPCPLAQEEVIEINRADPRPNGDPAAAALAHEDCPAIDQPAMSPEDKSPITPGSRGRYSRDRACFLLTDYAPSPDGSIRKATGAPPLPPQTGVSQAPQASCPTSTPTPQPGYPPSGRTPSPRALVTA; encoded by the exons ATGCTGAGCTCAGTCTGCGTCTCGTCCTTCCGCGGGCGCCAGGGGGCCAGCAAGCAGCAGCCGGCGCCACCGCCGCAGCCGCCCGAGTCCCCGCCGCCGCTGCCCCCGCCGCCGTCACCGCCGCCGCTGCAGCAACAGCAGTTTGCGCAGCCCGGCTCCGCCGCGTCCCCGGCGGGCCCCCCGGCACCCCGCGGGCCCGGGGGCCGGCGCGCCGAGCCATGCCCCGGGCTGCCGGCGGCGGCCATGGGGCGGcacggcggcggcggtggcgacAGCGGCAAGATCGTGATCAACGTGGGCGGCGTGCGCCATGAGACGTACCGCTCGACGCTGCGCACCCTGCCGGGGACGCGGCTGGCCGGCCTGACGGAGCCGGAGGCGGCGGCGCGCTTCGACTACGATCCCGGCGCCGACGAGTTCTTCTTTGACCGGCACCCGGGAGTCTTCGCCTACGTGCTCAACTACTACCGCACAGGCAAGCTGCACTGTCCGGCCGACGTGTGCGGGCCTCTTTTCGAGGAGGAGCTCGGCTTCTGGGGCATCGACGAGACCGACGTGGAGGCCTGCTGCTGGATGACCTACCGGCAGCACCGCGACGCCGAAGAGGCGCTCGACTCCTTTGAGGCTCCGGACCCTGCGGGCGCAGCAAACGCCGCCAACGCCGCTGGCGCCCACGACGCGGGTCTGGACGACGaggcgggcgcgggcggcggcggcctgGACGGCGCGGGCGGCGAGCTCAAGCGCCTTTGCTTCCAGGACGCGGGCGGCGGCGCCGGGGGGCCGCCAGGGGGCGCGGGCGGCGCAGGCGGCACGTGGTGGCGCCGCTGGCAGCCCCGCGTGTGGGCGCTCTTCGAGGACCCCTACTCGTCGCGGGCCGCCAGG TATGTGGCCTTCGCCTCCCTCTTCTTCATTCTCATCTCCATAACCACCTTCTGCCTGGAGACCCACGAAGGCTTCATCCACATCAGCAACAAGACGGTGACGCAGGCCTCCCCCATCCCGGGGGCTCCCCCGGAGAACATCACCAACGTGGAGGTGGAGACGGAGCCCTTCCTGACGTACGTGGAGGGCGTGTGCGTGGTCTGGTTCACCTTCGAGTTCCTCATGCGCATCACCTTCTGCCCGGACAAGGTGGAATTTCTCAAGAGCAGCCTCAACATCATCGACTGCGTGGCCATCTTGCCCTTCTATCTCGAGGTGGGCCTCTCGGGCCTCAGCTCCAAGGCTGCCAAAGACGTGCTGGGCTTCCTGCGGGTCGTCCGCTTCGTCCGAATCCTGCGCATCTTCAAGCTCACGCGCCATTTTGTGGGGCTGCGCGTGCTGGGCCACACGCTCCGCGCCAGCACCAACGAGTTCCTGCTGCTCATCATCTTCCTGGCGCTGGGCGTCCTCATCTTCGCCACCATGATCTACTACGCGGAGCGCATCGGCGCCGACCCCGACGACATCCTGGGCTCCAACCACACCTACTTCAAGAACATCCCCATCGGCTTCTGGTGGGCCGTGGTCACCATGACGACCCTGGGCTACGGAGACATGTACCCCAAGACGTGGTCGGGGATGCTGGTCGGGGCACTGTGCGCCCTGGCGGGGGTGCTCACCATCGCCATGCCCGTGCCCGTCATCGTCAACAACTTTGGCATGTACTATTCGCTGGCCATGGCCAAACAGAAGCTGCCCAAGAAGAAGAACAAACACATCCCCCGGCCCCCGCAGCCCGGCTCCCCCAACTACTGCAAGCccgacccccctcccccgccgcccccgcacCACCCCCACCACGGCAGCGGCGGTATCAGCCCTCCGCCACCCATCACCCCGCCCTCCGTGGGGGTGACTGTGGCCGGGGCCTACCCGGCGGGCCCCCACACGCACCCCGGGCTGCTcagggggggcgcgggggggctCGGGATCATGGGGCTGCCTCCTCTGCCGGCCCCCGGGGAGCCTTGCCCGTTGGCTCAGGAGGAAGTAATTGAGATCAACCGCGCAG ATCCCCGCCCCAATGGGGACCCTGCAGCAGCTGCGCTTGCCCACGAGGACTGCCCAGCCATCGACCAGCCCGCCATGTCCCCGGAAGACAAGAGCCCCATCACCCCTGGCAGCCGTGGCCGCTATAGCCGGGACCGAGCCTGCTTCCTCCTCACCGACTACGCTCCTTCCCCTGATGGCTCCATCCGGAAAG ccaccggtgctcccccactg cccccccagACTGGCGTAAGCCAGGCCCCCCAAGCTTCTTGCCCGACCTCAACGCCAACGCCGCAGCCTGGATATCCCCCTAGCGGACGAACCCCTTCCCCCCGGG CTCTTGTCACCGCCTGA